The Candidatus Auribacterota bacterium genome contains the following window.
TCCGGATTATCATTTTTTAGTGCCGGCGAGAGCCCGAACGCGATGCGGGCTTCCTCGCGCGCCTGTTGCGTCCTGCCTGAATTGAGGTAAAGCCTCGCGAGGGCGAGATGCGCCTTCGCGTCTCCCGGAAGGCACTCTATGGCCGCCTGGAATGATTGTTCCGCCTGGGCATCCTCTCCACGCGCGCGCTGCACAAGCCCGAGGCTGTATCTCCCGCCCCGTATGTCCGGCTGAAGCCTCACCGCGGTGTGGAGGGAGTCCTCCGCTCCCGGGAGATCTCCGAGCTCAGCTTGGGTGATCCCCGTGTTGAGGAACGCCTCGGAGAGGCGTGAATTCAACTCCACCGCCCTCTTGAATTCTTCCAGCGCCTTGCGCTTCAGTGAGAGCTTGCTGTAGCAGTATCCCAGATTATTGTGGGCCGCGGCGCTTACCTGATGGAATTGAAGCGCCCCTTCGAATGCTCTCGCCGCCTCCAGATAGTCGCCCTTCCTCGCATACACCAAACCCAGATGATAGGGCAGATAATACTCCTTGGTGCCCTTCGCAGGCTTTGACGCAATCGCCTTGGCGGCAGATGAATACGCATCGAGAGCCCTGTCGAAGTCGCCCAATTTTTCGTAACAGAACCCAAGCCGGTAGTACATTTCATCATCCGGTATGCCCGTGACAATCGCCGCCTTTAATTCGGATGCCGCTGCTGCGTAATCGCGCTTCGCCGGGCTCGCGGGGGGCTCCACCTCGGGGTCGATCAGTCGGTAACGCCGGTCCCACCGGTCAAGGAACTCTGTCGGTTCATAGATTACCCCTCCCCCATAGGCCGCAGCCCGCCCCTCCCCCCGCTGCGCATTCTGAAGCGCGAAAAGCATCGGGCTGATGCACATGATGATCAATCCAAAGCCACAGGATGTTTTTATCATGAATGCTGCCTCACACAAGGAGCCAGTGCGGAACACGGCCATCACAGGCGATTATACCACAGGGGTGAAGAGGAGGCGAGGAACGAGAAACTCGAAACACGAAATCCTAAACAAACACAAAACTCAAATGCACAAAACCCACACTGCTCTATTTCGGGGGTTTGGATTTTGGATTTATTTAGGGTTTCGTGTTTAGGATTTCGGATTTATCTGTACTCAATAATCACCTCACGCAAATGCGGTCTTTGTTACGCTCGAAAAGCTTCTCGCCGATGCCCGGGACATTTTTGATATCTTCGATGGAGCGGAATGGCCCGTGAGTTTTGCGGAACTGGACAATTGTGCCGGCTTTCTTGGCGGCGATTCCGCTCAGCGCATCATCAAGCTCAGTCACCGAAGCAGTGTTGATATTGATCTTCCCCTGCCGCGCGCCCGCAGCCTTGGAGCTTCGCGAGGGCGCCTCAGGCTGCACG
Protein-coding sequences here:
- a CDS encoding tetratricopeptide repeat protein, with the protein product MIKTSCGFGLIIMCISPMLFALQNAQRGEGRAAAYGGGVIYEPTEFLDRWDRRYRLIDPEVEPPASPAKRDYAAAASELKAAIVTGIPDDEMYYRLGFCYEKLGDFDRALDAYSSAAKAIASKPAKGTKEYYLPYHLGLVYARKGDYLEAARAFEGALQFHQVSAAAHNNLGYCYSKLSLKRKALEEFKRAVELNSRLSEAFLNTGITQAELGDLPGAEDSLHTAVRLQPDIRGGRYSLGLVQRARGEDAQAEQSFQAAIECLPGDAKAHLALARLYLNSGRTQQAREEARIAFGLSPALKNDNPDLCSALGEEASPVRPESHPGAYDESALIERAQTLTAKGNFSEAEKLYAALLGRNPRSAQACLGMAYINEFAGGVRYGAGFPAMKSVAFYRRALESQPQVSTAWFDLGNVYEKSGMYGKAVEAFTKARELNPGTKFAWYNLGVCYGRLGEKEKAEEGFLETLRVDPDFAPAHFQLGVLYSDERDYGRAIEEYENAIRLNPRDGDAHFNLAQIYRNQAGKPQAAVEHFKAYLTLKPNAEDAPRVKEWLEELGE